A region from the Enterobacter roggenkampii genome encodes:
- the treB gene encoding PTS trehalose transporter subunit IIBC, which produces MSKVKQADIDQLIVLVGGRENIATVSHCITRLRFVLNDPAKANPKAIEELKMVKGCFTNAGQFQVVIGTEVGDYYQALLATTGHSAADKEQAKKAARQNMKWHEQLISHFAEIFFPLLPALISGGLILGFRNVIGDVPMSDGKTLAQMYPALKTVYDFLWLIGEAIFFYLPVGICWSAVRKMGGTPILGIVLGVTLVSPQLMNAYLLGQQVPEVWNFGLFSIAKVGYQAQVIPALLAGLALGFIETRLKRIVPDYLYLVVVPVCSLILAVFLAHAFIGPFGRMIGDGVAFAVRHLMTGSFAPIGAALFGFLYAPLVITGVHQTTLAIDMQMIQSLGGTPVWPIIALSNIAQASAVTGIIIVSRKHNEREISVPAAISAYLGVTEPAMYGINLKYRFPMLCAMIGSGLAGLVCGLNGVMANGIGVGGLPGILSIQPAYWQVFALAMAIAIIVPMALTTVVYQRKFRQGSLQIV; this is translated from the coding sequence ATGAGTAAAGTCAAACAAGCAGATATCGATCAGCTGATCGTCCTGGTCGGCGGCCGCGAAAACATCGCAACCGTTAGCCATTGCATTACCCGCCTGCGCTTCGTTCTGAACGATCCGGCCAAAGCGAACCCGAAGGCGATTGAAGAGCTGAAAATGGTAAAAGGCTGCTTCACCAACGCCGGTCAGTTCCAGGTGGTGATTGGTACCGAAGTGGGCGATTACTATCAGGCTCTGCTGGCGACCACCGGGCACAGCGCGGCGGATAAAGAGCAGGCCAAAAAGGCTGCGCGCCAGAATATGAAGTGGCACGAGCAGCTGATTTCCCACTTCGCGGAGATCTTCTTCCCGCTGCTGCCGGCGCTGATCAGCGGAGGCCTGATTTTAGGCTTCCGTAACGTCATCGGCGACGTGCCGATGAGCGACGGCAAGACCCTGGCGCAGATGTACCCGGCGCTGAAAACCGTGTACGACTTCCTGTGGCTGATTGGCGAAGCGATCTTCTTCTATCTGCCGGTCGGGATTTGCTGGTCCGCAGTGCGCAAGATGGGCGGTACGCCGATCCTCGGTATTGTACTCGGCGTCACGCTGGTCTCTCCGCAGTTAATGAACGCTTACTTACTTGGTCAACAGGTGCCAGAGGTGTGGAACTTCGGCCTGTTTAGCATCGCCAAAGTGGGCTATCAGGCGCAGGTCATTCCGGCCCTGCTGGCGGGCCTGGCGCTGGGCTTTATTGAAACCCGACTGAAACGCATCGTGCCGGATTACCTTTATCTGGTGGTGGTGCCGGTGTGCTCGCTGATTCTGGCGGTCTTCCTGGCGCATGCCTTTATCGGTCCGTTTGGCCGCATGATTGGCGACGGCGTGGCCTTCGCGGTGCGTCACCTGATGACCGGCAGCTTCGCCCCGATTGGCGCCGCGCTGTTTGGCTTCCTGTACGCCCCGCTGGTGATCACCGGCGTGCACCAGACCACGCTGGCGATTGATATGCAGATGATCCAGAGCCTCGGCGGCACGCCGGTCTGGCCGATTATCGCCCTGTCGAACATTGCTCAGGCGTCCGCGGTGACCGGCATCATTATCGTCAGCCGCAAGCACAACGAACGCGAGATCTCCGTTCCGGCGGCCATCTCCGCCTACCTCGGCGTCACCGAACCGGCAATGTACGGTATCAACCTGAAATACCGCTTCCCGATGCTCTGCGCGATGATCGGTTCCGGTCTGGCAGGCCTGGTGTGTGGACTGAACGGCGTGATGGCGAACGGGATTGGCGTCGGCGGCCTGCCGGGCATCCTCTCCATCCAGCCCGCTTACTGGCAGGTGTTTGCCCTGGCAATGGCCATCGCCATCATCGTCCCAATGGCGCTGACCACCGTGGTTTACCAGCGTAAGTTCCGTCAGGGCTCGCTGCAGATTGTTTAA
- the treR gene encoding trehalose operon repressor TreR produces the protein MQNRLTIKDIARLSGVGKSTVSRVLNNESGVSERTRERVEAVMNQHGFSPSRSARAMRGQSDKVVAIIVSRLDSLSENLAVQTMLPAFYEQGYDPIMMESQFSPQLVEEHLGMLQRRNIDGVVLFGFTGIKDEMLKPWQPSLVLLARDAHGFASVCYDDEGAIITLMQRLFDEGHRHISFLGVPHADVTTGKRRHEAYLAFCKKHNLSAVASLPGLGMKQGYEQVASVLTPQTTALVCATDTLALGASKYLQEQRIDGLQVASVGSTPLMKFLHPEIITVDPGYAESGRQAAAQLIEQINGRAEPRQIVIPAHLS, from the coding sequence ATGCAGAACCGCCTTACGATTAAAGACATCGCGCGTTTAAGCGGCGTGGGGAAATCGACCGTCTCACGCGTGCTGAACAACGAAAGCGGCGTCAGCGAACGCACCCGCGAGCGCGTTGAGGCGGTCATGAATCAGCACGGCTTTTCCCCTTCCCGCTCCGCGCGCGCCATGCGCGGGCAAAGTGACAAAGTGGTCGCCATCATTGTCTCGCGTCTGGATTCTCTGTCTGAAAACCTCGCCGTGCAGACCATGCTGCCCGCCTTCTATGAGCAGGGATATGACCCGATCATGATGGAGAGCCAGTTCTCGCCGCAGCTGGTGGAAGAACATCTGGGCATGCTTCAGCGGCGCAATATTGACGGCGTGGTGCTGTTCGGTTTTACCGGCATCAAAGACGAGATGCTGAAACCCTGGCAGCCGTCGCTGGTGCTGCTGGCGCGCGATGCCCACGGTTTTGCCTCCGTCTGCTATGACGACGAGGGCGCGATTATCACCCTGATGCAGCGCCTGTTTGACGAAGGCCATCGCCACATCAGCTTCCTCGGCGTACCGCACGCGGACGTTACCACCGGCAAGCGGCGCCATGAGGCCTATCTGGCGTTTTGCAAAAAGCACAACCTCTCCGCCGTGGCCTCCCTGCCGGGGCTGGGCATGAAGCAGGGCTACGAGCAGGTCGCCAGCGTCCTGACGCCGCAGACCACCGCGCTGGTGTGCGCCACGGATACGCTGGCGCTGGGCGCGAGTAAATATCTGCAGGAGCAGCGTATCGACGGTCTGCAGGTCGCGAGTGTCGGCAGCACGCCGCTGATGAAGTTTTTGCACCCGGAGATCATCACCGTCGATCCGGGCTACGCTGAGTCCGGCAGACAGGCCGCCGCGCAGCTGATCGAGCAGATCAACGGGCGCGCAGAGCCACGTCAGATCGTTATTCCTGCCCACCTTTCATAA
- the mgtA gene encoding magnesium-translocating P-type ATPase — MFKNITRQLQALLSRHLPHRLVQRDPLPNAKNIAGAAIPASLTERCLNVAAMDENEVWRAFGGHPEGLNAAEVEKIRAVHGDNLIPAQKPSPWWVHLWLCYRNPFNLLLTVLGLISYATEDLFAAGVIALMVGISTLLNFIQEARSTKAADALKAMVSNTATVSRVINDLGENAWVELPIDQLVPGDLVKLAAGDMIPADLRIIQARDLFVAQASLTGESLPVEKVARSRDPQQMNPLECDTLCFMGTTVVSGTAQAIVTATGGNTWFGQLAGRVSEQESEPNAFQKGIGRVSMLLIRFMMVMTPIVLLINGYTKGDWWEAALFALSVAVGLTPEMLPMIVTSTLARGAVKLSKQKVIVKHLDAIQNFGAMDILCTDKTGTLTQDKIVLENHTDISGKTSERVLHSAWLNSHYQTGLKNLLDVAVLEGVDEEAARTLSGRWQKVDEIPFDFERRRMSVVVSEQPNVHQLICKGALQEILNVSTQVRYNGDIVPLDDTMLRRIKRVTDNLNRQGLRVVAVASKFLPAREGDYQRIDESDLILEGYIAFLDPPKETTAPALKALKASGITVKILTGDSELVAAKVCHEVGLDAGDVVVGSDIEHLSDDELAKLAQRTTLFARLTPMHKERIVTLLKREGHVVGFMGDGINDAPALRAADIGISVDGAVDIAREAADIILLEKSLMVLEEGVIEGRRTFANMLKYIKMTASSNFGNVFSVLVASAFLPFLPMLPLHLLIQNLMYDVSQVAIPFDNVDDEQIQKPQHWNPADLGRFMLFFGPISSIFDILTFCLMWFVFHANTPEHQTLFQSGWFVVGLLSQTLIVHMIRTRRIPFIQSRAAWPLIVMTGIVMALGIALPFSPLASYLQLQALPLSYFPWLVAILAGYMVLTQMVKGFYARRYGWQ, encoded by the coding sequence ATGTTTAAAAATATCACCCGGCAGCTGCAGGCCCTGCTGAGCCGCCACCTGCCACACCGTCTTGTTCAGCGCGACCCGCTGCCAAACGCCAAAAACATAGCGGGGGCGGCGATCCCCGCGTCCCTGACCGAACGCTGCCTGAACGTGGCGGCGATGGATGAAAACGAAGTCTGGCGCGCCTTTGGCGGGCACCCGGAAGGGCTGAACGCGGCAGAAGTGGAAAAAATCCGCGCCGTGCATGGCGATAACCTCATTCCGGCGCAAAAGCCCTCTCCGTGGTGGGTGCATCTGTGGCTCTGCTACCGCAACCCGTTCAACCTGCTGCTGACCGTGCTTGGCCTCATCTCCTACGCGACGGAAGATCTGTTTGCCGCAGGGGTGATTGCCCTGATGGTGGGCATCTCCACGCTGCTGAACTTTATTCAGGAGGCCCGCTCCACCAAAGCGGCGGACGCCCTGAAGGCGATGGTCAGCAACACCGCGACCGTCTCGCGCGTGATCAACGATCTCGGCGAAAACGCCTGGGTGGAATTGCCTATCGACCAGCTGGTGCCGGGCGATCTGGTGAAGCTGGCCGCGGGGGACATGATCCCGGCGGATTTACGCATCATCCAGGCGCGCGATCTGTTTGTGGCGCAGGCTTCCCTGACCGGCGAATCCCTGCCCGTTGAAAAGGTGGCGCGCAGCCGCGACCCGCAGCAGATGAACCCGCTCGAGTGCGACACCCTGTGCTTTATGGGCACCACGGTCGTCAGCGGCACCGCGCAGGCGATTGTCACCGCCACCGGGGGAAACACCTGGTTTGGTCAGCTTGCCGGGCGCGTCAGCGAGCAGGAGAGCGAGCCGAATGCCTTCCAGAAAGGGATTGGCCGCGTCAGCATGCTGCTGATCCGCTTTATGATGGTGATGACGCCAATCGTGCTGCTGATTAACGGCTACACCAAAGGCGACTGGTGGGAGGCGGCGCTGTTCGCGCTCTCCGTGGCGGTCGGCTTAACGCCGGAAATGCTGCCGATGATTGTGACCTCTACGCTGGCGCGCGGGGCGGTGAAGCTCTCTAAACAAAAGGTGATCGTCAAACACCTTGATGCCATTCAGAACTTTGGCGCGATGGACATTCTCTGCACCGATAAAACCGGCACTCTGACGCAGGACAAAATCGTGCTGGAGAACCACACCGATATCTCCGGCAAAACCAGCGAGCGCGTGCTGCACAGCGCGTGGCTGAACAGCCATTACCAGACCGGGCTGAAAAACCTGCTCGACGTCGCCGTGCTGGAAGGCGTGGACGAGGAGGCCGCCCGCACGCTCTCCGGCCGCTGGCAGAAGGTGGATGAGATCCCGTTCGACTTCGAGCGCCGCCGTATGTCGGTGGTGGTGAGCGAGCAGCCGAACGTGCATCAGCTGATCTGCAAAGGGGCGCTGCAGGAGATCCTCAACGTGTCGACGCAGGTACGCTATAACGGCGACATCGTGCCGCTGGACGACACCATGCTGCGCCGCATCAAGCGCGTCACCGACAACCTCAACCGTCAGGGGCTGCGCGTGGTGGCGGTGGCGAGCAAGTTCCTGCCCGCGCGGGAGGGGGATTACCAGCGTATTGACGAATCCGATCTGATCCTCGAGGGCTACATCGCCTTCCTCGATCCGCCGAAAGAGACCACCGCCCCGGCGCTGAAGGCGCTGAAGGCGAGCGGTATTACCGTGAAAATCCTCACCGGCGACAGCGAGCTGGTGGCGGCCAAAGTGTGCCACGAGGTTGGGCTGGACGCGGGCGACGTGGTGGTGGGGAGCGATATTGAACATCTCTCTGATGACGAACTGGCGAAGCTGGCCCAGCGCACCACGCTGTTTGCCCGCCTGACGCCGATGCACAAAGAGCGCATCGTCACCCTGCTTAAGCGAGAAGGGCACGTGGTGGGCTTCATGGGCGACGGCATCAACGATGCGCCCGCCCTGCGTGCGGCGGATATCGGTATCTCCGTAGACGGGGCGGTCGATATTGCCCGCGAAGCGGCGGATATCATTCTGCTGGAAAAGAGCCTGATGGTGCTGGAGGAGGGCGTGATCGAAGGGCGCCGTACCTTTGCCAATATGCTCAAGTACATCAAGATGACCGCCAGCTCCAACTTCGGTAACGTCTTCAGCGTGCTGGTGGCGAGCGCGTTTCTGCCGTTCCTGCCGATGCTGCCGCTGCACCTGCTGATCCAGAACCTGATGTATGACGTGTCTCAGGTGGCGATCCCGTTTGATAACGTGGACGACGAGCAGATCCAGAAGCCGCAGCACTGGAACCCGGCAGATCTTGGGCGCTTTATGCTGTTCTTTGGCCCGATCAGCTCCATCTTCGACATCCTGACCTTCTGCCTGATGTGGTTTGTGTTCCATGCCAACACCCCGGAACATCAGACGCTGTTCCAGTCCGGCTGGTTCGTGGTCGGGCTGCTGTCGCAGACGCTGATTGTGCACATGATCCGCACCCGCCGCATTCCGTTTATCCAGAGCCGCGCCGCGTGGCCGCTGATTGTGATGACGGGGATTGTGATGGCGCTCGGCATCGCGCTGCCGTTCTCACCGCTGGCAAGCTACCTGCAGCTGCAGGCGCTGCCGCTGAGCTACTTCCCGTGGCTGGTGGCGATCCTCGCCGGTTATATGGTGCTGACCCAGATGGTGAAAGGGTTCTATGCGCGTCGGTATGGGTGGCAGTAA
- a CDS encoding beta-N-acetylhexosaminidase: MLRYSLLTAGLMLGASAFAAPAGDLPLMPWPAKVERPTTQGALVLSNNVSVSVSGDDLGDAVNRLRQRIALQTGWTLQPQAEKPDKPTIRIAIAKKVKPQPLPDSDESYKLTVDANGVNISANTRFGALRAMETLLQLVQNGAENTSIPWVTIEDSPRFPWRGLLLDSARHFLPLPDIKRQIDGMAAAKLNVLHWHLTDDQGWRFSSKRYPKLTQLASDGLFYTPEQMREVVRYAAERGIRVVPEIDMPGHASAIAVAYPELMSAPGPYAMERHWGVLKPVLDPTKDATYAFADAMVSELAAIFPDPYLHIGGDEVDDSQWKANPAIQQFMRDNRLADSHALQAYFNRRLETILEKHHRQMVGWDEIYHPDLPKSILIQSWQGQDALGQVAQSGYKGILSTGFYLDQPQSTAYHYRNEIVPQGLNGVDVIADTDSAQSWAFSMPRLKGKPVEGSFTLVKGDAGWRGFIDFAGKSRRAVQDIEWRDDNQVTFTVDTWMGETRPVVTVDNDKLSGYFLVGNTRYPISGTRLDDVPKGVPPVVPDVANQSNLLGGEAALWAENVVAPVLDIRLWPRTFAVAERLWSAQDVNDVDNMYTRLQAMDSWSTVSVGLQQHTQQQVQFTRLAGNADTLPLQVLAQAIEPAQYYTRQHLKFRAGNYHQFEPLNRFADALNAESTTVRQMHKWADRLVSDAEDTESADALRHVFNRWQSNTSDALALSENSYQLKAIKPVIQEVDKLASIGLRLTDLVARQGTLDDKEIASIQSELDNAAKVQDEVVIAAVYPLETLLRATRNQ; encoded by the coding sequence ATGTTACGGTACAGTCTCTTAACCGCCGGGCTGATGCTCGGCGCCTCTGCCTTTGCCGCCCCGGCAGGGGATCTCCCCTTAATGCCCTGGCCTGCGAAGGTCGAACGCCCGACCACCCAGGGCGCACTGGTGCTCAGCAACAACGTTTCTGTAAGCGTCAGCGGGGACGATCTCGGTGATGCGGTGAACCGACTGCGCCAGCGCATCGCCCTGCAAACCGGCTGGACGCTGCAGCCTCAGGCTGAAAAGCCAGACAAACCAACTATCCGCATCGCCATCGCTAAAAAGGTGAAGCCGCAGCCGCTGCCGGACAGCGATGAAAGCTATAAGCTCACGGTGGACGCCAACGGCGTGAACATCTCCGCCAACACCCGCTTCGGTGCCTTGCGCGCCATGGAAACCCTGCTCCAGCTAGTGCAGAACGGGGCGGAAAACACCTCGATCCCGTGGGTGACCATTGAAGATTCACCGCGCTTCCCGTGGCGCGGGCTGCTGCTCGATTCGGCACGCCACTTTCTCCCGCTGCCGGATATCAAACGCCAGATCGACGGCATGGCCGCGGCGAAGCTCAACGTGCTGCACTGGCATTTGACCGACGACCAGGGCTGGCGCTTCAGCTCGAAGCGTTATCCAAAATTAACCCAGCTTGCCAGCGACGGGCTGTTCTACACGCCTGAGCAGATGCGCGAGGTGGTGCGTTACGCCGCCGAGCGCGGTATTCGCGTGGTGCCGGAGATCGACATGCCGGGCCACGCCTCGGCGATTGCCGTGGCCTACCCGGAGCTAATGAGCGCGCCGGGGCCGTACGCCATGGAACGCCACTGGGGCGTGCTGAAGCCGGTGCTGGATCCCACAAAAGACGCTACTTACGCTTTTGCCGACGCGATGGTCAGCGAACTGGCGGCGATCTTCCCCGATCCGTATCTGCACATCGGCGGTGACGAGGTGGACGACAGCCAGTGGAAAGCGAATCCGGCCATCCAGCAGTTTATGCGCGACAACAGGCTGGCGGACAGCCACGCGCTGCAGGCGTACTTCAACCGCAGGCTGGAAACGATCCTTGAGAAGCATCACCGCCAGATGGTCGGCTGGGATGAGATCTACCATCCCGATCTGCCGAAAAGCATTCTGATCCAGTCCTGGCAGGGCCAGGACGCGCTGGGGCAGGTGGCGCAGAGCGGCTACAAGGGCATTCTGTCGACCGGCTTTTATCTCGACCAGCCCCAGTCCACCGCCTATCACTACCGCAACGAGATCGTCCCGCAGGGGTTAAACGGCGTGGACGTGATAGCGGATACCGACAGCGCCCAGAGCTGGGCCTTCTCCATGCCGCGCCTGAAGGGCAAGCCGGTGGAGGGGAGCTTCACGCTGGTGAAAGGGGATGCCGGCTGGCGCGGGTTTATTGATTTTGCCGGGAAATCCCGCCGCGCGGTGCAGGATATTGAATGGCGGGATGACAATCAGGTGACCTTCACCGTCGATACCTGGATGGGCGAAACGCGCCCGGTTGTCACCGTTGATAACGACAAACTCTCCGGTTATTTCCTCGTCGGGAATACGCGCTACCCGATTAGCGGCACGCGTCTGGACGACGTGCCGAAAGGCGTTCCGCCCGTCGTGCCGGACGTGGCGAACCAGTCCAACCTGCTCGGCGGCGAAGCGGCGCTGTGGGCGGAAAACGTGGTGGCGCCGGTGCTGGATATTCGCCTGTGGCCGCGTACGTTTGCGGTGGCGGAGCGGCTCTGGTCCGCGCAGGACGTCAACGACGTCGACAACATGTACACCCGCCTGCAGGCGATGGACAGCTGGTCGACGGTGTCGGTCGGGCTGCAGCAGCATACCCAGCAGCAGGTGCAGTTCACGCGCCTCGCCGGTAATGCCGACACCCTGCCGCTGCAGGTCCTCGCGCAGGCGATTGAACCGGCTCAGTATTACACCCGCCAGCACCTGAAGTTCCGGGCCGGAAACTACCATCAGTTCGAGCCGCTCAACCGCTTTGCGGATGCGCTGAACGCCGAAAGCACCACCGTGCGCCAGATGCACAAGTGGGCGGACCGCCTGGTGAGCGATGCGGAAGACACGGAAAGCGCCGACGCCCTGCGCCACGTCTTTAACCGCTGGCAGAGCAACACCAGCGACGCGCTGGCCTTAAGCGAAAACAGCTATCAGCTGAAGGCGATAAAGCCGGTGATCCAGGAGGTGGATAAGCTGGCGTCGATTGGCCTGCGGCTCACCGACCTGGTGGCGCGTCAGGGCACGCTGGATGACAAAGAGATCGCCTCGATTCAGAGCGAGCTGGATAACGCGGCGAAGGTGCAGGACGAAGTGGTGATTGCGGCGGTGTACCCGCTGGAGACGCTGCTTCGCGCCACGCGGAATCAGTAG
- the ridA gene encoding 2-iminobutanoate/2-iminopropanoate deaminase, which produces MSKVLATENAPAAIGPYVQGVDLGSMIITSGQIPVNPKTGAVPEDVAAQARQSLENVQAIVESAGLKVGDIVKTTVFVKDLNDFATVNATYEAFFTEHNATFPARSCVEVARLPKDVKIEIEAIAVRR; this is translated from the coding sequence ATGAGCAAAGTACTCGCGACGGAAAATGCACCAGCCGCTATCGGCCCTTACGTTCAGGGCGTTGATCTGGGCAGCATGATCATCACTTCAGGTCAGATCCCCGTAAACCCAAAAACCGGCGCGGTGCCGGAAGATGTCGCGGCGCAGGCGCGTCAGTCGCTGGAAAACGTGCAGGCTATCGTTGAATCTGCCGGCCTGAAAGTGGGTGATATCGTGAAAACCACCGTGTTCGTGAAGGATCTGAACGATTTCGCGACCGTTAACGCCACCTACGAAGCGTTCTTCACCGAGCATAACGCCACCTTCCCGGCGCGCTCCTGCGTGGAAGTGGCGCGTCTGCCAAAAGACGTGAAAATTGAAATCGAAGCGATTGCCGTTCGTCGCTAA
- the pyrI gene encoding aspartate carbamoyltransferase regulatory subunit has protein sequence MTHDNKLQVEAIKRGTVIDHIPAQVGFKLLTLFKLTETDQRITIGLNLPSGEMGRKDLIKIENTFLTDEQVNQLSLYAPDATVNRIDEYEVVGKSRPSLPERIESVLVCPNSNCISHAEPVSSSFAVKKRANDIALKCKYCEKEFSHYVVLAN, from the coding sequence ATGACACACGATAACAAACTCCAGGTTGAAGCCATCAAGCGTGGCACCGTGATTGACCACATCCCTGCACAGGTGGGCTTTAAGCTGCTGACGCTTTTCAAACTGACCGAAACCGACCAGCGCATCACCATCGGCCTGAATCTGCCGTCGGGTGAAATGGGCCGCAAGGACCTGATTAAAATTGAGAACACCTTCCTGACCGACGAGCAGGTTAACCAGCTGTCGCTGTACGCACCGGACGCCACGGTCAACCGCATCGACGAGTACGAAGTGGTCGGCAAATCCCGCCCGAGCCTGCCAGAACGTATCGAAAGCGTGCTGGTCTGCCCGAACAGCAACTGCATCAGTCATGCTGAACCGGTTTCCTCCAGTTTCGCAGTGAAAAAGCGCGCGAATGACATCGCGCTCAAATGCAAATACTGCGAAAAAGAGTTTTCTCATTATGTGGTGCTGGCCAACTAA
- the pyrB gene encoding aspartate carbamoyltransferase produces the protein MNPLYQKHIISINDLSREELELVLETAAKLKANPQPELLKHKVIASCFFEASTRTRLSFETSMHRLGASVVGFSDSSNTSLGKKGETLADTISVISTYVDAIVMRHPQEGAARLATEFSGGIPVLNAGDGANQHPTQTLLDLFTIQETQGTLENLNIAMVGDLKYGRTVHSLTQALAKFNGNRFYFIAPEALAMPQYILDMLDEKGIAWSLHASIEEVMSHVDILYMTRVQKERLDPSEYANVKAQFVLRASDLEGARDNMKVLHPLPRIDEITTDVDKTPHAWYFQQAGNGIFARQALLALVLNRELAL, from the coding sequence ATGAATCCGCTTTATCAAAAACACATCATTTCCATAAACGACCTCAGCCGCGAAGAGCTGGAACTGGTTCTGGAAACCGCGGCAAAACTGAAGGCCAATCCGCAACCGGAGCTGCTGAAGCACAAGGTGATTGCGAGCTGCTTCTTTGAAGCCTCGACCCGCACCCGCCTCTCCTTTGAGACCTCCATGCACCGCCTGGGCGCGAGCGTGGTGGGCTTCTCTGACAGCAGCAACACGTCGCTGGGTAAAAAAGGCGAGACCCTGGCGGATACCATTTCAGTGATCAGCACCTACGTCGACGCGATTGTGATGCGTCACCCGCAGGAGGGCGCGGCGCGCCTGGCAACCGAGTTTTCCGGCGGCATTCCGGTGCTGAACGCCGGTGACGGTGCCAACCAGCACCCAACGCAGACGCTGCTGGATCTGTTCACCATTCAGGAGACGCAGGGCACGCTTGAGAACCTGAATATCGCCATGGTTGGCGACCTGAAGTATGGCCGCACCGTCCACTCCCTGACCCAGGCGCTGGCGAAATTTAACGGCAACCGCTTCTACTTCATTGCCCCGGAGGCGCTGGCGATGCCGCAGTACATTCTCGACATGCTGGACGAGAAAGGCATTGCGTGGAGCCTGCATGCCAGCATCGAAGAGGTGATGAGCCACGTGGATATTCTGTACATGACCCGCGTGCAGAAAGAGCGTCTGGACCCGTCCGAATACGCCAACGTGAAGGCGCAGTTCGTGCTGCGCGCCAGCGACCTGGAAGGCGCGCGCGACAACATGAAGGTCCTGCATCCGCTGCCGCGCATCGATGAGATCACCACAGACGTGGATAAAACGCCGCACGCCTGGTACTTCCAGCAGGCCGGGAACGGCATCTTCGCTCGCCAGGCGTTACTGGCACTGGTTCTGAATCGCGAATTAGCTCTGTAA
- a CDS encoding pyrBI operon leader peptide: MVKRVRHNVLPRLKSDAGLPFFFPLLNLFPEPLI, from the coding sequence ATGGTCAAGCGTGTACGACATAACGTCTTACCGCGTCTGAAATCAGACGCTGGCCTGCCGTTTTTCTTCCCGTTGCTAAACCTATTCCCAGAGCCCCTCATTTGA
- a CDS encoding arginine repressor — protein MMDYEEYSPKEQLQLTVCQRLIAEKSYLSQEEIRRDLQERGFDSISQSTVSRLLKLLGVIKIRNAKGLKIYSLNPQLRPAPDAARTVSEMVVSVEHNSEFILVHTVAGYGRAVARILDYHQLPEILGVVAGSSIVWVAPRVVKRTALVHKQINYLLRTH, from the coding sequence ATGATGGATTACGAAGAGTACTCTCCCAAAGAACAGCTGCAGCTCACGGTGTGCCAGCGTTTGATCGCCGAAAAGAGTTACCTTTCGCAGGAAGAGATTCGCCGCGACCTGCAGGAGAGAGGGTTTGACAGCATCAGCCAGTCGACCGTTTCGCGATTGCTGAAGTTGCTCGGAGTCATAAAAATTCGAAATGCCAAAGGGCTAAAGATTTATTCGTTGAATCCTCAGCTGCGCCCTGCCCCCGACGCCGCGCGTACCGTTTCGGAAATGGTGGTCAGCGTTGAGCATAATAGCGAGTTTATCCTTGTCCATACCGTCGCCGGATATGGCCGCGCGGTGGCGCGTATTCTGGATTATCACCAGCTTCCGGAAATTTTAGGCGTGGTGGCCGGCAGCAGTATTGTCTGGGTCGCCCCCCGGGTGGTAAAGCGCACCGCGCTGGTGCATAAGCAAATTAATTATTTACTCAGAACGCATTAA